In Felis catus isolate Fca126 chromosome A2, F.catus_Fca126_mat1.0, whole genome shotgun sequence, the following proteins share a genomic window:
- the LOC123383814 gene encoding uncharacterized protein LOC123383814, producing MVSPISAARPVPHHWGRAARRAGGDKPPAEALRFEPRSGSRECSRRRLSPGLSAAEGEGFLYEGRQLRAPAGLRGGLEPLRGACLGAGGWHIWRQPVCSTWCPRPAWTPTGPPSPGGAGSGESCPAGSTKAGPSAAPGGGVRSRLTARSLRRRRPLPARGPHSRSEETLAAEAGVPGLSGSAPGIAAPAPLLRPSPSHDFLEKAERPRGVLYRRKNL from the coding sequence ATGGTCTCGCCCATCTCCGCCGCGCGCCCCGTGCCCCACCACTGGGGCCGCGCGGCACGGCGTGCGGGCGGGGACAAACCTCCTGCCGAGGCGCTTCGCTTCGAGCCACGCTCTGGGAGCCGGGAGTGCTCGCGCCGCCGCCTCTCCCCGGGACTTAGCGCGGCGGAAGGCGAGGGCTTTCTTTACGAAGGCCGCCAGCTGCGAGCACCGGCGGGGCTTCGGGGCGGGCTGGAGCCTCTCCGAGGGGCCTGCCTCGGAGCGGGTGGCTGGCACATCTGGCGGCAGCCGGTGTGCTCCACGTGGTGCCCCCGCCCCGCCTGGACGCCGACCGGGCCGCCGAGCCCCGGCGGCGCGGGCTCCGGTGAAAGTTGCCCGGCGGGGAGCACTAAAGCCGGGCCCTCCGCTGCTCCAGGCGGCGGAGTCCGCTCACGTCTGACCGCGCGGTCTCTTCGCCGCCGCCGTCCGCTCCCAGCCCGTGGCCCGCACAGCCGGTCCGAGGAGACGCTCGCGGCAGAGGCCGGAGTCCCCGGGCTCTCTGGAAGCGCTCCCGGGATCGCCGCTCCGGCTCCTCTTCTGCGGCCGAGCCCGTCTCACGATTTTCTAGAGAAAGCCGAACGGCCGCGCGGGGTACTTTACCGCAGGAAAAACCTGTAG